One window from the genome of Variovorax sp. PAMC26660 encodes:
- the paaB gene encoding 1,2-phenylacetyl-CoA epoxidase subunit PaaB, protein MSADTTTKQEWPLWEVFVRSKAGLDHKHCGSLHAADSKMAIQMARDVYTRRQEGSSIWVVRSEQIVASDPADKDMFFDPAEDKVYRHPTFYALPKSVDHM, encoded by the coding sequence ATGAGCGCCGATACGACAACCAAACAAGAGTGGCCCCTGTGGGAAGTGTTCGTTCGCAGCAAGGCGGGCCTGGACCACAAGCATTGCGGCAGTCTGCACGCAGCCGATTCGAAGATGGCGATCCAGATGGCGCGCGACGTGTACACGCGCCGCCAGGAAGGCAGCAGCATCTGGGTTGTTCGCTCCGAGCAGATCGTTGCCAGCGATCCTGCCGACAAGGACATGTTCTTTGATCCGGCGGAGGACAAGGTCTACCGGCATCCGACTTTCTATGCGTTGCCCAAGTCTGTGGACCACATGTAG
- the paaA gene encoding 1,2-phenylacetyl-CoA epoxidase subunit PaaA, whose translation MYTQAMDTMGKDAGDDKKKKAVRSAEEMRLEERFDAHIDAGDFIEAKDWMPEHYRKTLVRQISQHAHSEIVGMLPEGNWISRAPTLKRKAILLAKVQDEGGHGLYLYAAAETLGTSRDQMFDALHSGKAKYSSIFNYPTLTWADMGTIGWLVDGAAIMNQVPICRCSYAPYARAMIRICREESFHQRQGYEALLTMMTHGTDAQKAMVQDAVNRWWWPSIMMFGPPDDQSPNSAQSMRWGIKRFSNDELRQKFIDAAVEQARILGVTLPDPDLKWNEERQAHDFGAIDWSEFWRVVGGDGPCNRERLQARVDAWEDGEWVREAAMAHANKQPMKEAA comes from the coding sequence ATGTACACCCAGGCAATGGACACCATGGGCAAGGACGCCGGCGACGACAAGAAGAAAAAAGCCGTGCGCTCCGCCGAGGAAATGCGGCTCGAAGAGCGCTTCGATGCGCACATCGACGCCGGCGATTTCATCGAGGCCAAAGACTGGATGCCCGAGCACTACCGCAAGACGCTGGTGCGACAGATCAGCCAGCATGCGCATTCCGAAATCGTCGGCATGCTGCCCGAGGGCAACTGGATCAGCCGCGCGCCCACGCTCAAGCGCAAGGCCATCCTGCTGGCCAAGGTGCAGGACGAAGGCGGCCACGGCCTCTACCTGTATGCCGCCGCCGAAACGCTGGGCACCTCGCGCGACCAGATGTTCGATGCGCTGCACAGCGGCAAAGCCAAGTACAGCTCGATCTTCAACTACCCGACGCTGACCTGGGCCGACATGGGCACCATCGGCTGGCTGGTCGATGGCGCGGCGATCATGAACCAGGTGCCGATCTGCCGCTGCTCGTATGCGCCGTATGCGCGCGCCATGATCCGCATTTGCCGCGAGGAGAGCTTTCACCAACGCCAGGGCTACGAAGCCCTCCTGACGATGATGACCCACGGCACCGACGCGCAGAAGGCGATGGTGCAGGACGCGGTCAACCGCTGGTGGTGGCCCTCGATCATGATGTTCGGCCCGCCGGATGACCAGTCGCCCAACAGCGCGCAGTCGATGCGCTGGGGCATCAAGCGCTTCAGCAACGACGAGCTGCGCCAGAAGTTCATCGACGCCGCCGTCGAGCAGGCGCGCATTCTCGGCGTGACCTTGCCCGACCCCGATCTGAAGTGGAACGAAGAGCGCCAGGCGCACGACTTCGGCGCCATCGACTGGAGCGAGTTCTGGCGCGTGGTGGGCGGTGACGGCCCCTGCAACCGCGAGCGTCTGCAAGCCCGTGTGGACGCATGGGAAGACGGCGAGTGGGTGCGCGAAGCAGCCATGGCCCACGCCAACAAACAACCGATGAAGGAGGCCGCATGA
- the paaK gene encoding phenylacetate--CoA ligase PaaK, producing the protein MTARHPAPGELEAIETASRDEITALQLTRLRATLQRAYDNVPHYRKAFDAKGVHPNDLKSLADLSKFPFTVKTDLRDNYPFGMFAVPRTQVARIHASSGTTGKPTVVGYTKNDIDTWADLVARSIRAAGGRAGDMIHVAYGYGLFTGGLGAHYGAERAGCTVIPMSGGQTEKQVQLIQDFKPDIIMVTPSYMQVIIEQFERQGLSAKDSSLKIGIFGAEPWTEAMRRDIEAKAGIDAVDIYGLSEVMGPGVASECVESKDGPVIWEDHFYPEIIDPETGELKADGEEGELVFTSLSKEAMPIVRYRTRDLTRLLPPTSRAFRRMGKIVGRSDDMMIIRGVNVFPTQVEEIVLAHERLSGLYQVHVRRDGLLDEVEVHCELQPHSRVDEAERKAIAGWVQDRVKTLVGISTTVRVFDPDSIERTQTGKARRVVDTRPR; encoded by the coding sequence ATGACAGCCAGACACCCAGCACCCGGCGAACTCGAAGCCATCGAAACCGCAAGCCGCGACGAGATCACCGCGCTGCAGCTCACCCGCCTGCGCGCTACGCTGCAACGCGCCTACGACAACGTGCCGCATTACCGCAAGGCCTTCGATGCCAAGGGCGTGCACCCGAACGACCTGAAGTCGCTCGCCGATCTGTCGAAGTTTCCGTTCACGGTGAAGACCGACCTGCGCGACAACTACCCCTTCGGCATGTTCGCGGTGCCGCGCACGCAGGTCGCGCGCATCCATGCATCGTCGGGCACCACCGGCAAGCCGACGGTGGTGGGTTACACCAAGAACGACATCGACACCTGGGCCGACCTCGTCGCGCGCTCGATCCGCGCAGCGGGCGGCCGTGCCGGCGACATGATCCATGTGGCCTACGGCTATGGCCTCTTCACCGGCGGCCTCGGCGCGCACTACGGTGCCGAGCGCGCGGGCTGCACCGTCATCCCCATGTCGGGCGGCCAGACCGAGAAGCAGGTGCAACTGATCCAGGACTTCAAGCCCGACATCATCATGGTCACGCCCAGCTACATGCAGGTGATCATCGAGCAGTTCGAGCGGCAAGGACTGAGCGCCAAAGACAGCTCACTCAAGATCGGCATCTTCGGCGCCGAGCCCTGGACCGAGGCGATGCGCCGCGACATCGAAGCCAAGGCTGGCATCGACGCGGTCGACATCTACGGCCTGTCGGAAGTGATGGGCCCCGGCGTTGCCAGCGAATGCGTCGAGAGCAAGGACGGCCCCGTGATCTGGGAAGACCACTTCTATCCCGAGATCATCGACCCCGAGACCGGCGAGCTGAAGGCCGACGGCGAAGAAGGCGAACTGGTCTTCACCTCGCTCAGCAAAGAGGCCATGCCGATCGTTCGCTATCGCACGCGCGACCTCACGCGCCTGCTGCCGCCCACCTCGCGCGCCTTCCGCCGCATGGGCAAGATCGTCGGGCGCAGCGACGACATGATGATCATCCGCGGCGTCAACGTCTTCCCCACGCAGGTGGAAGAAATCGTGCTCGCGCACGAGCGCCTCTCGGGCCTCTACCAGGTGCATGTGCGCCGCGACGGCCTGCTCGACGAGGTCGAAGTGCACTGCGAACTGCAGCCCCATTCGCGCGTCGACGAAGCCGAACGCAAAGCCATCGCCGGCTGGGTGCAGGACCGCGTGAAGACGCTGGTCGGCATCTCGACCACGGTGCGCGTGTTCGACCCCGATTCCATCGAACGCACGCAGACCGGCAAGGCCCGGCGCGTCGTCGACACCCGGCCGCGCTGA
- the paaI gene encoding hydroxyphenylacetyl-CoA thioesterase PaaI translates to MTDTHRTPQQTAEYVRDGMLANDNATKGLGMRIVEVGPGQATIEMQVRPDMLNGHATCHGGFMATLADSTFAFACNSYNELTVASGFSIDFIAPAREGDLLTARCFEVSKAGRTGVYDTEITNQRGERIAMFRGRSYTAKGRPAVAA, encoded by the coding sequence ATGACCGACACCCACCGCACACCGCAACAAACGGCCGAGTACGTCCGCGACGGCATGCTCGCGAATGACAACGCCACCAAGGGCCTCGGCATGCGCATCGTCGAGGTCGGCCCCGGCCAGGCCACCATCGAAATGCAGGTGCGCCCCGACATGCTCAACGGCCACGCCACCTGCCACGGCGGATTCATGGCCACGCTGGCCGATTCCACTTTCGCCTTCGCCTGCAACTCGTACAACGAGCTGACCGTGGCCTCGGGCTTCTCGATCGACTTCATCGCACCCGCGCGCGAAGGCGACCTGCTCACCGCACGCTGCTTCGAAGTGTCGAAGGCCGGCCGCACCGGCGTGTACGACACCGAAATCACCAACCAGCGCGGCGAGCGCATCGCGATGTTTCGCGGCCGCTCGTACACGGCCAAGGGCCGCCCCGCCGTCGCTGCCTGA
- a CDS encoding enoyl-CoA hydratase-related protein — MSDPLVLTSNAGAVRTLSLNRPAALNSFTTELHAELMAALELAAQDDNVRCVVLTGAGRAFCAGQDLADPSVAPDPTPGAAPKDLGHVISTYYAPLVARLRSMPVPVIAAVNGVAAGAGANLALCCDLVVAARSASFIQAFTRIGLVPDTGGTWLLPRLVGSARALGIAMLGDKLPAEEAARIGLIWQCVDDAALAETAAALALKLAGMPTRALVATRQAMAAAQDMDLSTALAEESRIQREMGNANDYREGVEAFRAKRAPVFTDR, encoded by the coding sequence ATGAGTGATCCTTTGGTACTCACCAGCAACGCCGGCGCGGTACGCACACTGAGCCTCAACCGGCCCGCGGCGCTCAACAGCTTCACGACGGAACTGCATGCCGAGTTGATGGCGGCGCTGGAGTTGGCGGCGCAGGACGACAACGTGCGCTGCGTGGTGCTCACGGGTGCCGGCCGTGCCTTCTGCGCCGGGCAAGACTTGGCCGACCCGTCCGTCGCGCCCGACCCCACGCCCGGTGCAGCGCCCAAGGACCTGGGCCATGTCATCTCCACTTACTACGCCCCGTTGGTGGCCCGTCTGCGTTCGATGCCGGTGCCGGTGATCGCAGCCGTGAACGGCGTTGCCGCCGGAGCGGGCGCCAACCTCGCACTGTGTTGCGACCTTGTCGTGGCGGCGCGCTCGGCCAGTTTCATCCAGGCTTTCACTCGCATCGGCCTGGTGCCGGACACCGGTGGCACCTGGCTGCTGCCCCGCCTCGTAGGCTCTGCTCGCGCGCTCGGCATCGCGATGCTGGGCGACAAGCTGCCGGCCGAGGAAGCCGCTCGCATCGGCCTGATCTGGCAATGCGTGGACGACGCGGCGCTGGCCGAAACGGCCGCCGCACTCGCGTTGAAGCTGGCCGGCATGCCGACCCGCGCGCTCGTCGCCACGCGCCAGGCCATGGCTGCCGCGCAAGACATGGACCTGAGCACAGCACTCGCCGAAGAATCCCGCATTCAACGCGAGATGGGCAACGCCAACGACTACCGCGAAGGCGTCGAAGCTTTCCGCGCGAAGCGGGCGCCGGTGTTCACGGATCGCTAG
- the paaY gene encoding phenylacetic acid degradation protein PaaY yields MPSYSIDGVIPVVHPSAYVHPTAVLIGDVIVGPHCYVGPCASLRGDFGRIVLQEGSNVQDHCCVHGFPDNDTVIEVNGHIGHGAILHSCIVRRDALVGMNAVVMDEAEIGEQAIVAACAFVPAGMKVPARSLVAGIPAKVKRELSEDEIAWKLEGTHTYQALTVRSLASLHEVAPLAEVEQDRPRLPATDVRSLIATRRG; encoded by the coding sequence ATGCCCAGCTATTCCATCGACGGCGTGATCCCGGTCGTTCACCCGAGCGCGTACGTGCACCCCACGGCCGTGCTGATCGGCGACGTGATCGTCGGCCCCCACTGCTATGTGGGCCCCTGCGCCAGCCTGCGCGGCGACTTCGGCCGCATCGTGCTGCAGGAGGGCTCGAACGTGCAGGACCACTGCTGCGTGCACGGCTTTCCCGACAACGACACGGTGATCGAGGTCAACGGCCACATCGGCCACGGCGCGATATTGCACAGCTGCATCGTGCGGCGGGATGCGCTGGTGGGCATGAATGCGGTGGTGATGGACGAGGCCGAGATCGGCGAACAGGCCATCGTTGCGGCCTGCGCCTTCGTGCCGGCTGGCATGAAGGTGCCGGCGCGCTCGCTGGTGGCCGGCATTCCGGCGAAGGTGAAGCGCGAGCTGAGCGAGGACGAGATCGCCTGGAAGCTCGAAGGCACCCACACCTACCAGGCGCTGACGGTGCGCAGCCTCGCGAGCCTGCATGAAGTGGCGCCGCTCGCCGAGGTGGAACAAGACCGGCCGCGCTTGCCGGCGACCGACGTGCGTTCGCTCATTGCCACGCGGCGCGGCTAG
- a CDS encoding TetR/AcrR family transcriptional regulator has protein sequence MPRGRSATYDDQRELILAQAAQLFARRGYPATSMNQVAEACNLSKATLYHYYKDKSSLLISIAETHVSKLAALVAEEEASTHTDEQRLRRFIYRIVEEYAGAQDAHRVLTDDVRFLEEADRERVLDKEREVVAGFARAVSALRPGAPSDDLAKPLTMLLFGMINWMFTWMKPGGTLDHAAIAPIVADLFLGGIGAVKSPDYAAIAAKAVQAAKAATE, from the coding sequence ATGCCGCGTGGAAGATCCGCCACCTACGACGACCAGCGTGAACTGATCCTTGCGCAGGCGGCCCAGCTGTTCGCGCGCCGGGGCTATCCCGCCACGTCCATGAACCAGGTGGCCGAGGCCTGCAATCTCTCGAAGGCCACGCTCTATCACTACTACAAGGACAAGAGCAGCCTGCTGATCAGCATTGCCGAGACGCACGTGTCGAAGCTGGCCGCGCTGGTGGCCGAGGAAGAGGCATCGACCCACACCGACGAACAGCGCTTGCGCCGCTTCATCTACCGCATCGTCGAGGAATACGCCGGCGCGCAGGACGCGCACCGCGTGCTGACCGACGACGTGCGCTTCCTGGAAGAGGCCGACCGCGAGCGTGTGCTCGACAAGGAGCGCGAGGTGGTCGCGGGCTTTGCGCGTGCGGTCTCCGCGCTGAGGCCGGGCGCGCCGAGCGATGACCTCGCCAAGCCGCTGACCATGCTGTTGTTCGGCATGATCAACTGGATGTTCACCTGGATGAAGCCCGGCGGAACACTCGACCACGCGGCGATTGCGCCGATCGTGGCCGATCTGTTCCTGGGTGGCATCGGGGCGGTCAAGTCGCCGGACTACGCGGCGATCGCGGCCAAGGCCGTTCAGGCAGCCAAGGCCGCCACGGAATAG
- a CDS encoding SDR family NAD(P)-dependent oxidoreductase, with protein MSEQATLGTAVVTGASAGLGKIYADRLARRGHDLLLVARRGDRLEEVAKALRAEYGVKVQTLVADLGAADDLERVAAVVAADPAITLLVNNAGTSTLAPVAQTTTEQMQQMLDVNILALARLSHAVLPAFKARNRGTLVNIGSVLGFHTLPISSIYSGTKAFVVAFTRGLQDEVTGTGVKVQLVLPAATATDIWELSGVPMSALAEGTIMAAEDCVDAALAGLDLGEAITLPSVNDAALLANFTDASAKLFTASQNGKPAARYSVAALAA; from the coding sequence ATGAGCGAACAAGCAACCCTCGGTACCGCCGTCGTCACAGGCGCTTCGGCCGGTCTCGGCAAGATTTACGCGGACCGCCTGGCCCGTCGCGGCCACGACCTGCTGCTGGTCGCGCGACGCGGCGACCGGCTGGAAGAAGTGGCGAAGGCCCTGCGCGCCGAATACGGCGTGAAGGTGCAAACGCTGGTGGCCGACCTGGGCGCTGCCGACGACCTCGAACGCGTGGCCGCCGTCGTTGCCGCCGACCCCGCGATCACGCTGCTGGTCAACAACGCCGGCACCTCGACGCTGGCGCCCGTCGCGCAGACCACCACCGAACAGATGCAACAGATGCTCGACGTGAACATCCTCGCCCTCGCCCGCCTGAGCCATGCGGTGCTGCCGGCTTTCAAGGCGCGCAACCGCGGCACGCTGGTCAACATCGGTTCGGTGCTGGGCTTTCACACGCTGCCGATCAGCAGCATCTACAGCGGCACCAAGGCCTTCGTGGTGGCCTTCACGCGCGGGCTGCAGGACGAAGTGACGGGCACCGGCGTGAAGGTGCAACTGGTGTTGCCGGCCGCCACGGCCACCGACATCTGGGAGCTGTCGGGCGTGCCGATGTCGGCACTGGCCGAGGGCACCATCATGGCCGCCGAAGATTGCGTGGACGCCGCGCTGGCCGGGCTCGACCTGGGCGAAGCGATCACCCTGCCGTCGGTGAACGACGCCGCCCTGCTCGCCAACTTCACCGACGCGAGCGCCAAGCTGTTCACCGCCTCGCAGAACGGCAAGCCGGCGGCGCGCTATTCCGTGGCGGCCTTGGCTGCCTGA
- a CDS encoding TetR/AcrR family transcriptional regulator encodes MRYPPAETAEKHQKILDEASRLFKERGFDGVSVSEIMKATGLTHGPFYNHFASKEALMAECIDHASAAALAQIDSVAETPDGLLAYMRAYLSADHRDDRGQGCLMAAFAEQTGREQGLSASLTAHLKATIERFTKHFPWRTKKAARSDAILMLAAMLGGVVIARAVNDKALSDEVLEEVRTGLERLASKSATGA; translated from the coding sequence ATGCGATACCCCCCAGCAGAAACCGCCGAAAAGCACCAGAAGATCCTGGACGAAGCCTCGCGCCTGTTCAAGGAGCGCGGCTTCGATGGCGTCAGCGTGAGCGAGATCATGAAAGCCACCGGCCTCACGCACGGGCCCTTCTACAACCACTTCGCCTCGAAGGAGGCGCTGATGGCCGAGTGCATCGACCACGCCTCGGCCGCCGCGCTGGCCCAGATCGACAGCGTGGCCGAAACGCCCGATGGCCTGCTGGCCTACATGCGCGCCTACCTGAGTGCCGACCACCGCGACGACCGCGGCCAGGGCTGCCTGATGGCGGCATTTGCGGAGCAGACGGGGCGCGAACAGGGTTTGAGCGCGTCGCTGACGGCGCACCTCAAGGCCACCATCGAGCGCTTCACCAAACACTTTCCGTGGCGCACGAAGAAGGCGGCACGCTCCGACGCGATCCTGATGCTCGCCGCCATGCTGGGCGGCGTGGTGATTGCCCGTGCCGTGAATGACAAGGCCCTGTCGGACGAAGTGCTGGAGGAGGTCCGGACAGGGCTCGAGCGCCTGGCGTCGAAGTCCGCCACGGGCGCTTGA
- a CDS encoding VWA domain-containing protein encodes MNFLWPQFLWLLAALPLLILLYLWLIRRKKKLAVRYASLSIVREAIGTGQSIRRHIPPLLFLLAMAAMLVAAARPMAVVVLPSNQQTIILAMDVSGSMRAADVLPNRLVAAQEAAKSFIKDLPRSVKVGIVAFAGSAQVAQLPTTNHDDLVTAIDSFQLQRATATGNAIVVSLATLFPDAGIDVEQFSAPSRQRGVPLDQTEKKLKEFTPVAPGSYTSAAIIMLTDGQRTTGVDPLDAAKAAADRGVRIYTVGVGTVDGETIGFEGWSMRVRLDEDTLKAIAQKTQADYFYAGTANDLKKVYETLSTRLTVEKKETEISALFALGAAVLTLLSAGLSLLWFNRIL; translated from the coding sequence ATGAACTTTCTCTGGCCTCAATTCCTCTGGCTGCTGGCTGCGTTGCCGCTGCTGATCCTGCTGTACCTGTGGCTGATCCGGCGCAAGAAGAAGCTGGCGGTGCGCTATGCCAGCCTGTCGATCGTGCGCGAAGCCATCGGCACCGGACAGAGCATCCGGCGCCACATCCCACCCCTGCTGTTCCTGCTGGCCATGGCCGCGATGCTGGTGGCCGCCGCGCGGCCGATGGCGGTGGTGGTGCTGCCGTCGAACCAGCAGACCATCATCCTGGCGATGGACGTGTCGGGCAGCATGCGCGCGGCCGATGTGCTGCCCAACCGGCTGGTGGCGGCGCAGGAAGCGGCCAAGAGCTTCATCAAGGACCTGCCGCGCAGCGTGAAGGTGGGCATCGTCGCTTTCGCGGGCAGCGCACAGGTGGCGCAGTTGCCCACCACCAACCACGACGACCTCGTGACGGCCATCGACAGCTTCCAGTTGCAGCGCGCCACGGCCACGGGCAACGCCATCGTGGTGTCGCTCGCCACGCTGTTCCCCGATGCCGGCATCGATGTCGAGCAGTTCAGCGCGCCAAGCCGCCAGCGCGGCGTGCCGCTCGACCAGACGGAGAAAAAGCTCAAGGAATTCACGCCCGTCGCGCCCGGCTCGTACACATCGGCCGCAATCATCATGCTGACCGACGGCCAGCGCACCACCGGCGTCGATCCGCTCGATGCCGCCAAGGCAGCGGCCGACCGTGGCGTGCGCATCTACACGGTGGGCGTGGGCACGGTCGATGGCGAAACCATCGGCTTCGAGGGTTGGTCGATGCGCGTGCGGCTGGACGAAGACACGCTCAAGGCCATCGCCCAGAAAACGCAGGCCGACTACTTCTACGCCGGCACCGCGAACGACCTGAAGAAGGTCTACGAAACGCTGAGCACCAGGCTCACCGTGGAGAAAAAGGAAACCGAAATCTCGGCGCTGTTCGCTCTCGGCGCGGCGGTGCTCACGCTGCTGTCGGCGGGGCTGTCGCTGCTCTGGTTCAACCGGATTCTTTAG
- a CDS encoding DUF58 domain-containing protein → MKSWWRKAPEAANDERLAAQAGGAERALRRLEWTVIRRLDGLLQGDYRTLMRGVGLDLADLREYQHHDDVRHIDWNVTARLQVPHVRVFTEDREMAAWFVLDLSRSVDFGSGLKAKREISAGFVGVLARLLTRHGNRVGALVYGKDLEAVIPPRSGRRHVLHLLHAMERRADKAEAAPTQKGMTRLDELLKSAATLMPRRSTVFVVSDFLSEPGWERPLGQLVQRHEVIAVRLFDPLELELPDLGLVPLRDAETGEQLWVDTHDAGFRKRFARLAAERETALRAALAKAGVDALELSTNDDLVEAIVRFADMRKRRTRIGLAGLKAVAA, encoded by the coding sequence ATGAAAAGCTGGTGGCGTAAGGCCCCCGAGGCCGCGAACGACGAACGGCTCGCCGCACAAGCCGGAGGGGCGGAGCGCGCGTTGCGCCGGCTCGAATGGACCGTCATCCGCCGCCTCGACGGCCTGCTGCAGGGCGACTACCGCACGCTGATGCGCGGCGTCGGCCTCGATCTGGCCGACCTGCGCGAATACCAGCACCACGACGACGTGCGCCACATCGACTGGAACGTCACCGCACGGCTGCAGGTGCCGCACGTGCGCGTGTTCACCGAAGACCGCGAGATGGCCGCCTGGTTCGTGCTCGACCTGAGCCGTTCGGTCGACTTCGGCTCTGGCCTGAAGGCCAAGCGCGAAATCTCCGCCGGCTTCGTCGGCGTGCTGGCGCGCCTGCTCACGCGGCACGGCAACCGCGTCGGCGCGCTGGTCTACGGCAAGGACCTCGAAGCGGTGATTCCGCCGCGCAGCGGTCGCCGCCACGTGCTGCACCTGCTGCACGCGATGGAGCGCCGCGCCGACAAGGCCGAGGCCGCGCCCACGCAAAAAGGCATGACCCGCCTCGACGAACTGCTGAAATCGGCCGCCACGCTGATGCCGCGCCGCTCCACCGTGTTCGTGGTGTCCGACTTCCTCAGCGAGCCAGGCTGGGAACGCCCGCTGGGCCAGTTGGTGCAGCGCCATGAAGTGATCGCGGTGCGCCTGTTCGACCCGCTCGAACTGGAACTGCCCGACCTCGGCCTGGTGCCGCTGCGCGATGCCGAGACCGGCGAACAGCTCTGGGTCGACACCCACGATGCCGGCTTTCGCAAACGCTTCGCACGCCTGGCAGCCGAGCGCGAAACCGCCCTGCGCGCGGCGCTCGCCAAGGCCGGCGTCGATGCGCTCGAACTCTCGACCAACGACGATCTGGTGGAAGCCATCGTTCGTTTCGCCGATATGCGTAAGCGCCGCACGCGCATCGGCCTGGCTGGCCTGAAGGCGGTGGCAGCATGA
- a CDS encoding AAA family ATPase yields the protein MSTETASPTPAGTAELMEQILYEVKRVVVGQDRFLERVMVAMLAGGHLLVEGVPGLAKTLTIKTLADTVRGQFKRIQFTPDLVPADLVGTRIYNQKTGEFSTSLGPVFANLLLADEINRAPAKVQSALLEVMQERQVTIAGETHKVPRPFLVMATQNPIETEGTYPLPEAQVDRFMMKVMVDYPSDEEEFVIVQRVIGPPVEVSAVATTDQLAALQAEARRVYVDPSLIQYAVKLVSATRTPEKHGLKDLRHFITFGASPRASISLTEGARALALLRGRSYALPEDMIALVPDVLRHRVTLSYEGLSEGLTPDGLVEKIMRAVPAPAKPLEHEKLVA from the coding sequence ATGAGCACAGAGACCGCCTCCCCCACGCCCGCCGGCACCGCCGAACTGATGGAGCAGATCCTCTACGAGGTCAAGCGTGTGGTCGTGGGCCAGGACCGCTTTCTCGAACGCGTGATGGTCGCGATGCTCGCGGGCGGGCACCTGCTGGTCGAAGGCGTGCCCGGCCTTGCCAAGACGCTCACCATCAAGACCCTGGCCGACACCGTGCGCGGCCAGTTCAAGCGCATCCAGTTCACGCCCGACCTGGTGCCGGCCGACCTGGTGGGCACGCGCATCTACAACCAGAAGACCGGCGAGTTCAGCACCTCGCTGGGCCCGGTGTTCGCCAACCTGCTGCTGGCCGACGAAATCAACCGCGCGCCGGCCAAGGTGCAGAGCGCGTTGCTCGAAGTGATGCAGGAGCGGCAGGTCACCATTGCCGGCGAAACGCACAAGGTGCCGCGCCCCTTCCTCGTGATGGCCACGCAGAACCCGATCGAGACCGAAGGCACCTACCCGCTGCCCGAGGCGCAGGTCGACCGCTTCATGATGAAGGTGATGGTCGACTACCCGAGCGACGAGGAAGAGTTCGTGATCGTCCAGCGCGTGATCGGCCCGCCCGTGGAGGTCAGTGCGGTCGCCACCACCGACCAGCTTGCGGCGCTGCAGGCCGAGGCGCGGCGCGTGTATGTCGATCCTTCGCTGATCCAGTACGCCGTCAAGCTCGTCTCGGCCACGCGCACGCCCGAGAAGCACGGGCTGAAGGACCTGCGCCACTTCATCACCTTCGGCGCCAGTCCGCGCGCCAGCATCAGCCTGACCGAAGGCGCTCGCGCCCTGGCGCTGCTGCGCGGCCGCAGCTACGCGCTGCCCGAGGACATGATCGCGCTGGTGCCCGACGTGCTGCGCCATCGCGTGACGCTGTCGTACGAGGGTCTGTCCGAAGGCCTGACGCCCGACGGGCTGGTGGAAAAGATCATGCGTGCAGTCCCCGCTCCTGCAAAACCTCTCGAACATGAAAAGCTGGTGGCGTAA